Part of the Triticum aestivum cultivar Chinese Spring chromosome 4D, IWGSC CS RefSeq v2.1, whole genome shotgun sequence genome is shown below.
TGTTTCCTGCTCATTAGAAGTAGCACATGGGAGTATGGGTATTGGGTGCTGCTATATGCGGGGAAAAAACGAGGCTCAGAATGAGATGAGAGACAAGGGATCTTACAGTAGAGATTGATTTTCACTTAGGTTATTCAAGGCATTAAACATCTCGACAACAACAAGAACAGTCATTGAAACAGTTGATGGATGGCGATCCTCAAAGATGCTGCAAGGATATGAAGTTTGCCTGGTTGAACATGAATCAAAATTGATCTGCAGTAGGAAAAGAAAGATATTCAGAATTTACTGAATCAGTAATGTTTGAACAAGAGCCACAATAAGAAACTTCAAGCAAAATAAAGAAGGGGGAAATAGACCATAAGGAATATTGTTAAGCAGGCATGGAGAGGGAGAGGAACCATACAAAAATTTATTGCTGATTTCACGTTCAGAACTCTCAAACATACAGAATTGAACTATTCAAGTATGCAAGTGAAATATGATTCTGTGGTGAGGAAAGGGTAAAAGTCTAAGCAATAACCAAGCATGGCAGTAAGATCCAGAGGAATGTACCACCTTGAATTCAGATCAAAGTTTGATTTCTTTTAAAATTTCGATGGACTGGCAAACCAGGAGAAACAAGTCAAACTCAAATTAGATGCTCGAATTTACAATAAAACCTGACCAGGAGAAAGGCCATTCCTAACCAGCTCCCGCATATGACTATGAACCAGAACTTTTTATATGTATATGTAAGCATTTTTTTTAATCCCTGGGTACATCCAAACGGCCATATGAATTGACAGCTTGAAACTCCATTACCGGCCCATCCATCTACCATGAGACCCAACAAAGGAATCTCTATGTATAAGCTGAACTCAGAACAAACGAGTTGTTTCATAACTTAAAATGCACATTACATGCCATGTTACTCACAGTGCTATTTGGGAAAAATCATATAGAAAGGGTTTTGACATCTTATATGTATATATTTTTACAATATGCAAATTTTACACTAGGGCTTGCTACAACCGTTTTCCTTTTTGGAAAACAAATACTACCTCTGTAAagtaatataagaccttttagatcactaaagtactgatctaaaaggtcttatattactttacagagggagtataagatTTCTTGGCAGGACTCACTCAAGCATGTCGACCAAGATCTCCTGGAAAATCCAACCCAATGAGATAGGCAAGCAGTTGACAACAGCAGAGGTATTTGATAATCAGTGAAAAAGAAGTATGCAGTACTGCACTACAGTCTACAGGAATATCTTTTCAAGTATAAGCTTATGGGTGGGTTGTAAACACCAAAAATTAACAGTGTAAAAAGTAGAAAGAGTTTGAATTCCCAACTTACCAATTCAGAGTATGGTAATCTAGGACCATCTTCAGAATAAACAAACCACCAAACGAACCCCGCTATAGTGGCAAGACCAACGTAAGCTGCATTAACAAAACTATAAGAAACAACAATAATTCCAGAAGCAAAGCTAATAAATGTCAATACAGGCACTTTAGTGCATACCACCAATGACTAAATAGCGGAAAAAGAGCCATCCACTGACCACAGCTTCGTTCACCTGCAATTCAAATATGCAGCAGGAAAGAGCATTTTGATAAATGTGGCAAACTAGAAAATTAAAATCATAGCTATTACTTGAACCGACTCACTCAGCAATTCACACTTTTTGCTAAGTACCAAGCAATTACCACACAGTAATTAAAATGAAATAAGTCAACAGTTCTCATGGACGCAACAAGGAATCCAGTGTACACATAAACATATAGCATAGTGCACAAGCAAAGTAATAGGAAGGGATTTGGGCCACTGCAGCATCCAATTATCACTTAGGAATGTTCATGTGCCAAACGAGTtctaagagtgaggacattgtacTGTGGACTTGCTTTATCTCACAGTTGGTAGAAGACTTTAGAATTCCTGATAACACCAGAACAGCTACATTGTCAAGTTACATGAATTTACTCACTATGCAAATACAATCAACTGCTAAACCAATTTTAACTGAAGTCAGTATAAACATTAAAATAATAATGGGGACAACCTAAAACGTACCTTAGTTTATAAAAAAATGACAAGCTACCAAGTAATCACtgttaggtactccctccgttccccaattcttgtcgtggttttagttcaaatttgaactaaaattgaactaaaaccatgacaagaattatggaatggagggagtataagatacaTGTATCACTGTTAGGTATAGATACATGAATATAGTACCATTAGCCCATGTATAAGTAATATATATTCCATCCAATGATGACAAGATGGAAAGCTCCCTCTCATCAGGTGCAACACCCTTTTTATATTACCTTACGAGGCTTAACTGCCATGATATTGCCATCAGGCTTGTTAAAACCAATTGCGGTTGCAGGCAACCCGTCAGTAACAAGGTTTACCCAGAGTAGCTGGACCTACAAAGTGATGGAGTAGAGAGGTAAGCAGATTTTCCATCCAATTACAAAATTAAGAAGCTCCAGAAATATGTATGTTAAAAACATTATACAGCAGTAAGCAGGGGGCAAAATATAATGACAAGATAAACATGCCACATATGACTGTACTTTCTTGCCACATTaattccaaaacaaaatataaGATTGCGATACTTATTCAACTACAGATGATAGATTGTATAAGTCGACATATTTCATCTCAAGACACATAGAAGCTAAGAAAGAGTTTTCTACTCACAGGTACAAGTGTGTCAGGCATCCCAAGCACCGCTGCCACAAAAATACAAACTACCTCCCCAATATTTGATGAAATCATGTATCGAATAAACTGCTTGGTGTTATTATATATGGCCCTTCCCTCTGCAACAGCCTGTGAGCAAATGATAATAATAAGTTTGAGTAAACAACAAGCATAATAAGATCCAATTGTTATGTCTTATTTGTATGTTAATCAGTCAGATCATAATCTTACTGCAACAATTGTAGCGAAGTTGTCATCAGCCAATACCATATCTGAAGCACTCTGAAATAAAAAGGTAAACATAAGTTGTCAAATTCAAAAAGGTCCGCAAAAGCAACCAAAACATGAAGAAAAGGATTGCCTGAAAATATTTGAAAGAAACAAAATTCTCAAGATAATGAATACCAATGTCCCTGTTTACTTCTAATCTATATAGCAGTTATACCTTAACATCGGTTTAAAAAATCAATACCTTTGCAACAGCAGTTCCTGATCCCATAGCTATTCCTATATCTGCTTTTTTCAGGGCAGGTGCATCATTGACTCCATCACCAGTCATTGCAACCTTGCATGTGAAACAAACACGACTACTGCGTAAAATGAATTGCATGAAGTGGAAAGTGAAGCATAAATTCCCATTGATCGATTCCATAGCAACTAAATAAGTTTCATCACCATGAAGACTAAAGAGCACAATGGAAACTTTATCAACAAGTAAAAGCTTACCACTTCATTATGTGATTGCAAGGCTTCAACAAGCATCTTCTTATGAGAAGGTTCCACTCTGCAGTGAAAATAGTCAGGTATAAAAAGGCAATCAAGAGTACAAAACCGGAAGAATGGTGATTAATCCCTACATCTGTCCATGGTTTAATCATTTTACCACTTTTTTGTCTGAGTTATTGCGATGTCCAATGTAGTCACTTGCCACAGGTAAGTAAGCATATATTATGTTCCGTGCCACTCGGTTGTGATAGAATGGAGGTATAATTAGTGTTCAAAATTGAGATGGCGAATGCCATATTTTTCTGATGAACTATATCTCTAGTAACAAAGCACTCACGGGAACAAGTCTAAGGAACCACACTAATAATAGGAAAACAAAACTCCAACCTCAGCCATTGCATCAACGTACGACTGCTTATGGCAGCACTATTTGTGTATGTCACTACAGCCAGTCATCAGCAATGAGCTGGGTGATCCCAATAGCAAAATAAAAACATTTTTCATGCAGTAGAATACTGCTCTATTACTTTGCATTCTATTAAGTTCATGGAGCTCATTACAAGAGAAACTGGGATGACCCATTCAGCAAGGGGTAGCTATGTCCTAAACTTCAACAAGGTTGTAATGATATTCAAATCACCTGGAGAACAGAACCATCCTTCGCAATGCATTTGCCCTTTCCAAAGGAGGAAGCCCTTCAAATTCTGATGCTGTATATGAATACCCTGTAAAGTCATCTAAATGCTCAAACGCACCAATTTGCCGACATAGAGATTCTGCAGTGGACTAAAACAGCACATATTTATTTTCTCAACAGTATCAAAAGATCTTAAGAGCAAAAATAAACAAATATGTTCACCAACCTTGTTATCCCCAGTAACAACAATAACACGAATCCCTGCTGACATACAAGAATGGATAGCACTGTGAACTTCATCTCTTGGAGGGTCAAGCATCCCAACCTGAACCAGTAGCAAAAGAATTTGCATCATCAATTATTAGTGGCACTGCTATCTTAACTAACATAAATCATACCTGCCTACAAAGGCAAAGCATATTAAAATGAGTGAACAAAACGTAGATGACTACTAAAGAAGGAACAGCAGAACCAGCAGGAGTGACAAAGCGTACCAATCCAATAAATGTTAGATTTGCCTCATCAgcataagaaagactttgttggcCTTCTGGCATTCGTTTTAATGCTAATGCTAGGCACCTTAGGGTATCTTTTCCTGCAAAACTGAAACATTCGGAGATCATTGAACATATTCATCTAAAGCACTTGATGTAGGAAAAAAAAGATTAGTAAGCATATttagagaaaaaaaatcatatgcaacaatatgacaTTGCCAAGTGCTAACTTAGTGGCAGGGTTTGGTCAAAATTACCGAGGTCCCTTCACGTCAGAAATAATCTCAGTTATATTGTTACATCTGCCTATATGAACTGAATGTTTCAATGTTGTGATCATATCCATCAAGAAACATACAACCTCATGACCCAAAAGCTACATGCAGATTTAAAGGCTAACCTTTTTTCTATTGTTAAATCTGACTATATGAATTGAATGCTTCAATAATTTAATCACATCCATTAAGAAAGATGCAACCTCATAACCCTAAAAACTACACGTGGAAAGGCTGACCTTTGAAATCTAGCTTCCAGCTCATTACGTATGTCCATAGTCAATGGTACAGAAGACCCATCATCATTGCACAATATATGTGTGCATCTTGCCATTACACTTTCAGGGGCACCTTTTGAAAACATAATCTCCTGTTGTTTTCGACTGCAAAGGACGCTCATCATTTTGCGATCTCGGGAAAAGTCTAGAACTGATATCTAAAGaatatatcagaaagaaaaaaacatAAGAACATCATAATATAAATCTGAAGAAATAAGATCGAAATTTAAGTTAAATAAGTCACACCCAGTTAGACTATACAGCATATAGGCGGGCAGTATAGTCAAAGTGTGAACAATATAATAGATAGTGCATATACTATTCCACCCAAGTGTCAACTGCAGTTTACCTAAATAATGACTTGAGATGAAAACCTTATCAGTTATGCAAATAGATAATTAAACAATTGAAATTTTCTAGTATGTGGGAGGAACAACTGCTGATACCACAAGAACTTTCGAAGTACTTGCATAGTTGCATAAAGTATCAGACCTGCTGTATATTTTTTAACAACTAACAGAAGGATGATGTTTCTAATGCCTACTTATATGCTAGCAGAACAAGTTCATAATCAAGGAAGTTCTTTATGCATGGGAGTAGCAGACATAGGGTAGGGGCAGGGGGTACTCTTAAAGGGAGCTGCAAATACAGGGCCACAGAATATGAGATCAATATATCAATGCCAACAAGTAGAGAAATATAACCTTTCTGAACTGATTTTCCCAATAATGATTGCAGTACGATGCACGCTCATGCTTAGTTAGCATGTTCAGAGCTGAAGGCATCGAATCAAAACCAGGAAGACCGACCTAATCAATCAACAAAATGAAAATTGAGATTGATAGTTCCCACGAAAGCTATCAAAAGTGCACTGATAAGCAGATACCGTGACTAACAACTGACCTTCTCCACCAGAACGCGCAAAGCAACTTCAGTGGACTCTCCAATTTTCTCATAACTTTTTTTATCAGGATTGTACTGTAAAGTGGACTCATTGCAAAGAGCTGAACACATGGCTATATGAAGGAGACATGGGGATTGAGGAGGAAACTCCAGCTGCAACAGATGAAAGCCGCCTGAAAAGTTAGTGCCTAAACCAAATGTCACATGTACAATGTTTTGCACACTAACTAAGGGACATCATGGTCGCTCGATAAATAACCCAAAGGGTTCCGCAGGTTGCTAATATACTGATATGGCTGGTCACACAATTAATCCATCTACAAGAGCCTAACATTTGTCTCGCTGGGTAGAGCTGTACCATCTCAGTCAAAAGTTGTGTACTAAACTTAGCCTCTAGAAGGCTATGTCTATTGTTGCTATGCTATGCACCATCGTACTCTGTCATTCTACTCTAATGCAAGGCATTCCCTGGTAAAGCTGAGCTTAGCAGAGTAATGGCTACAAGACTAGTGGATTGTAACAATCTTGATCATGTGTCATGGGTTTGGTAATTTGGTATCATTTACACAATGTGTTCTTGTACTGCAGTCAAAAAAGAATAATTTCAGCTGTTAAGACAAATGAAAATAGATGGTTAAGGCCGTTGCACTATAATGATCACCAAATTAGTGACAGCTGAGAAATACATCATTGTACCTGATTTTCACTGGCGTCATATATAAACCCATCAGGAGCAAATGTGGTTCCACTAATAGAGTACTCATCAGTTATTGGTCTCTGGTGCACAGACCGCACAACACATACCTGGGATATTAAGACACTTGTTAGTTATGCGGTGAACATAATATATTGACCAAGTGTAACAGACTTTAATCTTAAAGCACATATTGTATTTTAGTCAAATCCCACTGCACACTTATGCatgcaaaaggaaaataaaatgaaagGGCCAACTAAAAGAGAAATGATGCTGTAAACTGGAGTACTCACCTTAGACACTGACATCATGTTTGTCGTAAGAGTGCCAGTTTTGTCACTGCAAATGACTGTTGTGCATCCTAATGTCTCCACAGAGGGCAAAGACCTTACAATGGCATTCAAGCGAGCCATTCTCTTGGTACCAAGAGCTAAGCACCTAGAAGTAAACCAATGAGATGTTATATTCACTTCAAGAAGGAACAAAGTAAACCACTACACTTCAATATAAAATGAACAAGAAACTTAGAACATCTAGACTGAGGATAAGACTGGTAATGGACAGTGTCATGTTTCTAGTTTCTTAACCAGAGTCATGGCTGAGACAAATGCACAAGATCAATTCTCTCCCACTCAAAAAAGGTTAGTCAAAAATGACTCCCAGCTCCGCCTAGACCACCAGACTCGCTCGCAACACTTAAGCCCACGATATCCAAGGAGTCCTTGGGATACACAAGATTGGGCAATATCTGTTGCTTTGGCAGGCCGTGCAGCACATCACCCTTACGAATGAGCCAGTCCGGCTGCTCTGGAGATGGACGGCCAACAGCTCCTACTCGGCCACCTTCCACGGATCCACGCGATGCCCCTCATGGAAGTTTACCTGGAAGAGTTGGGTGCCGCATCGCGTTAAGTTCTTCCACTGGTTGGCCGGCCAATACCGATGCTGGACTACAGCACGGCTCGCCCGACGCGGTCTGCAGCATCACCCCATATGCCTCCTCTGCGATCAGGCACCGGAGACAATCCAGCACCTGCTCCTGGCCTGCCCGTTCGCCCGGCAAACCTGGCACATCATCATGGACTGGACACGCATACCATCTAGCCACCGGATCATGAACCTACCCTTATGGACAGGTGGCTGCGAGCGAAGGAGCAGACACCTCCCATGCTGCGTAAAGCCCTGCAATCCATCACCATGCTCGTTCCCTAGATGATCTGAAAGATGCGTCTTCGACAACGTGAGACCATCGATTGATACGTTAGTGGATAGGATCAAAGATGAGGCCAAATGTTGGGTACAAGCGGAGGCACAGGGGCTCAAGGTTGTTCTGCCCGCATCCTGGGATGTCCACTGATCGGGCGCATGCCCTTGTAACACTCGCCTCCTAGGAGGATTGTTCTTTCCCATCTTTTCAATGCAATGAAACGCAAAGAtcctttgcgttttctcgaaaaagaaGACTAATTTTGTCGCAAGCAGCACAAATTGTtcacaccatatacaaggaagccAAGTTCAGTAACTAGCTAACAGGCCATGGGATTAACTCATTGTGTTACAATATCTAAATCCCAATGCACTCTTTCAAACTTCCAAACTTCACTTTCCAAATTCCAATTGATCACACTTCCCATTTTGATAAGAATCTGAATTG
Proteins encoded:
- the LOC123095998 gene encoding calcium-transporting ATPase 3, endoplasmic reticulum-type — encoded protein: MEDAYAKSVAEVLQAFGVDRTKGLSDSQVEQHASLYGKNVLPQEESTPFWKLVLKQFDDLLVKILIAAAVVSFLLARLNGETGLTAFLEPSVIFMILAANAAVGVITETNAEKALEELRAYQADVATVLRNGCFSILPATELVPGDIVEVGVGCKVPADMRMVEMLSHQLRVDQAILTGESCSVAKELDSTSAMNAVYQDKTNILFSGTVVVAGRARAVVIGVGSNTAMGSIRDAMLRTEDEATPLKKKLDEFGTFLAKVIAGICILVWVVNIGHFRDPSHGGFLRGAIHYFKVAVALAVAAIPEGLPAVVTTCLALGTKRMARLNAIVRSLPSVETLGCTTVICSDKTGTLTTNMMSVSKVCVVRSVHQRPITDEYSISGTTFAPDGFIYDASENQLEFPPQSPCLLHIAMCSALCNESTLQYNPDKKSYEKIGESTEVALRVLVEKVGLPGFDSMPSALNMLTKHERASYCNHYWENQFRKISVLDFSRDRKMMSVLCSRKQQEIMFSKGAPESVMARCTHILCNDDGSSVPLTMDIRNELEARFQSFAGKDTLRCLALALKRMPEGQQSLSYADEANLTFIGLVGMLDPPRDEVHSAIHSCMSAGIRVIVVTGDNKSTAESLCRQIGAFEHLDDFTGYSYTASEFEGLPPLERANALRRMVLFSRVEPSHKKMLVEALQSHNEVVAMTGDGVNDAPALKKADIGIAMGSGTAVAKSASDMVLADDNFATIVAAVAEGRAIYNNTKQFIRYMISSNIGEVVCIFVAAVLGMPDTLVPVQLLWVNLVTDGLPATAIGFNKPDGNIMAVKPRKVNEAVVSGWLFFRYLVIGAYVGLATIAGFVWWFVYSEDGPRLPYSELINFDSCSTRQTSYPCSIFEDRHPSTVSMTVLVVVEMFNALNNLSENQSLLVIHPWSNLWLVGSIILTMLLHVAVLYTEPLSALFSVSPLTLAEWKVVLYLSFPVILIDEVLKFFSRRPRAWSFPLRLWRREMLPKEARDN